Part of the Streptomyces europaeiscabiei genome is shown below.
CCGCGTCGTCGTACACGAACGACGCCGTGGACGCGGGGAAGGTGTTCGGCAGCTTCGTCGGCACCGCCCGGATCGACGATGTGAGGATCGCGCCGGGCAAGCCCACCGGGACCGGCGGCCGGACCGTCCCGTTCTCCGTCGAGGCGAACGTGGCGTACGAGGGGAAGAGCAAGGAACTCTCGTACAAGAGCCGGCTGACCGTCGTGCGCGGGAAGACGACCGGACGGGCCCTGGTCGACTGGCGGCCTTCCGTCGTGCACCCCGAACTGAAGGCCGGCGACACGCTGTTCACCGGGGAGGCGGCGGCGCCGCCCATCGAGGCCGTGGACCGGGACGGCAAGGTGCTGACCAAGGAGAAGTACCCGTCCCTCGGGCCGATCCTCGACACCCTGCGCGAACGCTACGGCGCCGACGCGGGCGGTACACCCGGCATCGAGCTGGGCATCCGCCACACCACCACGGAAGCCGGCGACACCACCCTGCTGACCCTCGCCAAGGGTAAGGCGGGCAGGTTGGAGACCACGATCAGCGCGCGGACGCAGGCGGCGGCCGAGCAGGCGGTCAAGAAGTACGCCGAGTCGTCCGTGGTCGCCCTGCAGCCCAGCACCGGTCAGGTGCTGGCCGTCGCCAACCACCGCGGGGACGGCTTCAACGCGGCCTTCCAGGGGGAACTCCCGCCCGGCTCCACGATGAAGATCGTCACCGCCGCGATGCTCATCGACAACGGTGTGACCTCCATGAACGGCCCCGCACCCTGCCCCGACACGGCCACCTGGATGAGCCAGACCTTCAAGAACCTGCCGGGCATGAAGGCGAACGAGACGCCGAGCGCCACGCTCGCCAACAGCTTCGAGAGGTCCTGCAACACGGCCTTCATCAAGCTGATCGACGAGAAGCCGCTGACCGACGCGTCGTTGACCGAGGAGGCGCAGGAGCGGTTCGGGATCGGCCGGGACGACTGGAAGACGGGCATCGCCTCCATGGACGGCAAGGTGCCGCCCTCCGGCGGGCCGAACCGGGCCGCCAACGCGATCGGCCAGGGTGACGTCCTGATGAACCCGTTGAACATGGCGTCGGTGACGTCCACGGCGATCACGGGACAGTTCCGGCAGCCGTATCTGGTGTCGCCGAAGCTGGACGACCGGAAGCTGGCCACGGCGAAGGGGTTGTCGCCCGGTACCTCGTCGCAGTTGAAGCAGATGATGAGGCTGACCGCGACTCAGGGGACGGCCGAGACCGTCATGTCCGATCTCGGCGGCGACATCGGGGCCAAGACCGGCTCCGCGGAGATCGACGGGCAGGCCGTGGCGGACAGTTGGTTCACCGGGTTCCGCGGGGACGTGGCCGCGGCGGCGATGTCGGAGGGCGGTGGCCGCGGCGGTGAGGCGGCCGGTCCGATCGTGGTGGATGTGCTCAAAGCCGGGGGGTGAGTTCCCGCGGGTGGGCGGGGCTGCTCGCGCAGTTCCCGCGCCCCTGCTCGCCTCTGTTCCCGCGCCTTGAAAGACAAAGACCGGACCTGCGGACCGAAAAGCGAAAAGCAGGGGCTGAGCCCCTGCTTTTCGCTTTTCGCGTGGGCGGGGAACTGCGCGAGCAGCCCCCGCCCACCCACGGACGAACTCCCGGCCAAACCCACGGAGTGATCCGCGGGACTCTAGTGTGGTGGTTCTCGTTGAGGGACGAGAGGCAGTCGAGGGCAGCGGAAGGTCGAAAGCGTGGGTAAGCGTGGGTAAGAGAAGGCGTGTCGACGAGCGGAAGGCCGCGAAGTCGGGGAGGTCACGGCGGCACCTCGTGCTGGGCGGAGTCGCGGTCGCGGCCCTCGGCGGCGGCGCGGTCGCCGTGTACACGGTGTTCGGTGCCGGCGCGTCGGCCGACGACGGTTCGGCCGACGCCGAGGCCGTGAAGAGCGGGCCCCTGTCCTCCGCCGAGGTCCGTACGGCCGCGACCGCGTTCCTCACCGCCTGGCAGAAGGGCACCGTCACGAAGGCCGCCGCCGCCACGGACGACTCGGCCGCCGCGAAGGCCGCGCTGACCGGTTTCACCAAGGACGCCCATGTGAAGGACGTCACCCTGACCCGCGGCAAGCGCGCGGGCGACAAGGTGCCGTTCACGGTGAAGGGCACGGTCGCCTACAAGGGCGCAAAGAAGCCGCTGACCTACGCGTCCGCCCTCACCGTCGTACGGGCCGAGAAGGACGGCGAACCCGTCGTCGACTGGCAGCCGTCCGTCGTCCACCCGGACCTCGACGAGGGCGACCGGCTGGTGACCGGTGAGGCCGGCACGCCCCCGGTGAAGGCCCTCGACCGGGACGGCGGCGAGCTGACGACGAAGAAGTACCCGTCGCTGGGCTCGGTGCTGGACGGTCTGCGGGAGAAGTACGGCAAGAAGGCGGGCGGCAGGGCGGGCGTCGAGCTGCGGATCGTCCGGGCGGACCCGGCGCAGGACGGGTCGGACGGCAAGTCCGCCAAGTCCGGCACCTCCGATTCGTCCGAGTCGCCCGAGGCGTCCGAGAACTCCACCAAGTCCTTGAAATCCGGCACGTCCGGCAAGTCCGGCAAGGAGAAGGCCGCAGACAAGACGCTGCTGGAGCTGAGCGAGGGCACTCCCGGGGAGTTGAGGACGACGCTCAGCCCGTCGCTGCAGGCCGCCGCCGAGGCGAAGGTGGCGGCCACGCAGCGGGCGTCGGTGGTCGTGATGCGCCCCTCGACCGGCGAGATCCTGGCCGCGGCGAACTCCGGCAGCTTCAACGTGGCGTTCCAGGGCTCCCTGGCCCCCGGCTCCACGATGAAGATCGTGTCGTCGGCGCTGCTCATCGACAAGGGCCTGGCCTCGGCCGACAAGGTCCACCCGTGCCCCAAGTTCTCGTCGTACGGCGGCTGGAAGTTCCAGAACGACGACAAGTTCACGATCAAGGGCGGCACGTTCAAGGCGAGTTTCGCCCGCTCCTGCAACACCGCCTTCATCTCCCAGGCGAAGAAGCTGGACGACAACTCCCTGACCCAGGAGGCCCAGCAGGTCTTCGGGCTCGGCCTGAACAACTGGGCCATCGGCGTGCCCAGCTTCGACGGCGCGGTGCCGGTGCAGAGCGACGCCCCGATGGCGGCCTCGCTGATCGGCCAGGGCGGCGTGCGGATGAACCCGCTGAACATGGCGTCCGTGGTGTCGACGGCCAAGACGGGCGTCTTCAAGCAGCCCTACCTGGTCGCGCCGTCCGTCGACGGCCGCACCCTCGCCACCGCCTCCCGGCCCCTGTCCGAAACGGCCCGCTCCCAGCTCCGCGAGCTCCTCCGGTACACCGCCGCGGCCGGTACGGCGGCCGAGGCGATGTCGGGCCTCGGCCCCGACTACGGCGCCAAGACCGGCTCCGCCGAGGTCGACGGCCAGAAGGAGCCCAACGGCTGGTTCACCGCGTGGAAGGGCGACCTGGCCTCCGCCGGAGTCGTCCAACAGGGCGGCCACGGCAGCGAGTCGGCGGGCCCGATCGTGGCGGCGCTCCTGAAGGCGGGCAGCGGGGGCTGAGCACCGCGCTCAGGGCGGGCCGCCCGTCCTCGCGCCCCCTCAGCCGAGTGGCGTACGGCCGTGGACGGGGGTCTTCTCGTACGACTCGGGTGACTGGTCCAGGCACCAGTCGAACACCGACGGCCAGGAACCGTAGCCCGCGTCCAGGTCGAGATGGGCCTCGCCCGGCAGTACGTCGGCGGGCAGGCCCAGCGGTTCGGCGTACGTCGCGGCCGCGCCCCCGGGGCAGAACGGGTCGTTGTCGCTGCCGACGACCCGGGTGTACGAGGCGGTCGTGGCCAGTCGCGCGGGGCTCAGCTCCGGCGGGGCGAACTCGGCGATCTCCGGGTGCTCCAGGACGACTTCGGGGGCGGGCGGGGCGATGAGCAGGACGCGGTCGACGGGGCCGGACAGCACGTCGTCCCGCGCGACCGCGTGCAGCCACAGCAGGCAGGCCAGGCTGTGGCAGATCACCGTGATCCGCCGGCCCGCCAACTCCCCCAGCAGCGCGTCCAGTTCCGCCAGCCACCGCTCCAGGTCCGGGTCGTCCGCCTCCGGGAGCTGCGGGTACGCCACCTCGTGGCCCAGGTCGGTGAGGCGGTCGGCCAGCCAGTGCTGCCAGTGCGCGGCCGGGCGGTGGTTCTGCCAGCCGTGCAGGATCAGGAAGGCGCGGGTGCCGTCGGCGGGCGGGGTTCTTGTCATCCCCCGATCGTCAGCGAAACGGATCGGTCGGTCCAGTGCCGTCTCTGTGGCTGGATGGGATGTTCGGCGGGTGCGGGTCCGGTGGGGGCTGGCCGCGCAGTTCCCCGCGCCCCTGAAAAGCAGGGGCTGCGCCCCGTGCTCTTCAGGACCGCCGACCCGTCACCTTCAGGACCGCCGACCCGTCACCTTCAGGACCGCAGGCCCGTCGCCTTCAGACCCGCCGGCCCTTCACCTTCACGACCGCCGACCCGTCACCTTCGAACTCGCCGGCCCGTCACCTTCAGGCTCGTCGCCCGTCACCTTCAGGACCGCAGGCCCGTCGCCTTCAGACCCGCCGGCCCTTCACCTTCACGACCGTCGGCCCTTCACCTTCACGACCGCCGGCCCTTCACCTTCACGACCGCCGACCCGTCACCTTCAGACCCGCCGGCCCGGTCGCCTTTCAGGCCCGCAGGGGCCTGGTCTTTCAGGCCCGCAGGGGCCTGGTCTTTCAGGGGCGCGGGGAACTGCGCGACGAGCCCCCACCGGACCCGCACCCGCCCCACCGCCTCGACAACCCACTCGCATGGCCAGTACACCCACCACTACCGTGCCCCGCATGACCAACGTCGCGCAGGACACCGAGGGCTCCGGAGCCCACCCCCGTTTCGCCGAGGCGCTCACCGCGCTGGGTCTGGGCGAACTGCACACCCGGATCCGCCGGTTCCCGGACGCCACACGGACCGCGGCGGAGGCGGCCGCCGCCCTCGGCTGCGAGCTGAGCGAGATCTGCAAGTCGCTGATCTTCGCGGCGGACGGCGTCCCGGTGCTGGTGCTCATGGACGGCGCGTCCAGGGTCGATGTGGAACTGGTCCGGCGTGAACTCTGCGCCGCGAAGGTCACCCGGGCACGCGCCGACGTCGTACGGGAGGCGACCGGGTACGCGATCGGCGGGGTCCCGCCCTTCGGCCACCGGACGAGGACCCGCGTCCTGGCGGACCGCTCGCTCCTCGACCACGCGACGGTGTGGGCGGCGGCCGGCACCCCGTACACCGTCTTCCCCATGGACCCCAAGTCGCTGATCGCGCACGCGGGCGCCACCCTGGTCGACGTCCGGGAGGCCGGCGAGGGCGTCCGCGAGCCGAACGCGTGACGCCGGTCGTCACCGCGGCGGTGCTGCTCGCCGCGGTCACCCACGCCGGCTGGAACGCGATCGCCCACAAGATCACGGACAAGCTGGTCGGCTTCACGCTGATATCCGGCGGCGGGGCGCTGATCGGGTTCGTGATGGTGCCGTTCGTGCCACTTCCGGAGGCCGGAGCGTGGCCGGCGCGGCTAGGACCCGTCCGCCGGCAGACTGCTCAGATCCAGGACATCGCCCGCCGGAGGGGGCTGAATGTCCACTCGGTCGTTGAAGGCGCTGAACCTCGTGACGCGGGGGAAGTAAGGGTCCTTGTAGTCGACCCCCAGAAGGTACGGCTCGCCCTCGGCGGCCACGTAGAAGGTGTGGACGCCCCCCTCGACTTCGTCGTCCGTCACTCGCACAGGGATGACCGGCTCACCGTCGAGCTCGGTCGGGTTGTCCCTGGTCGCCTTGCCCAACGAGGGGGACAAAAACCGCCACGCACAGTCGGCCAGGTTGTCCGCTCCCCTCGCCGCGCTCACGGGGCTCTTCAGCCAGGGTTTGCTCCGCATCGCTGGGACCGTCTTCCGGCCCCACATTTCGCGGTACATGTCGTTGGCATGGATGTAGTCCGTCTCACCGATCCGGATCTGCTCCATCTCCGCCACATCGGAGACATAGGACGCGGTCGACTTCAAGGTGCATCTGGTCTTGAGATCGGTCGTCAAGCGGCCAGTAGATCGATTGCCGGTGGTGGTCGAGGTGACATCCCAGACGACGGTCACCGACGTGAGCGCCTTCATGGCGCGATCGGCCTCGCCGAGCAACTGGTCGGCGGAGCGCGTGTCAGACGTGCCAGCCGTGTCACTGACGTCGGCACAACCGACCGCGACAGCACCCATGAACAGGCACAGCGCAGCGGTGATCGTCTTCGTCCGCACAATCCCCCCTGGCGTGTAGGGCGGCACAGACTACCGGAACGGATCGCTCCGCATCCCGTCGGGTGTGCCACCGTCCCCGGCAGCCACTCACGCTCCTGAAGGGAAGCCCGGCAAGCCCGCCCGACAGGGGCACCGCCGACCTCGAAACGGAGCGACCAGTCAAGCGTCTCGGCCCCAGGAACGATGTCGATCATCGTGGGCGCGGCGATCGGGGCGGTGTTCTTCAAGGAGCGGTTCGGGGCGCCTCGGATCGTGGCTGCGGGGTTGCTGGTGGTGGGCATCGGGCTGATGCTGCGGGCCGGATAGGCGGGACGGGGACCGATAGGCGGGATGAGGACCGGATAGGCGGGGCGGGGGCCCGGCAGGCCGTGCGTCCACGGGCGCGGAGGAGCACTCTGGAAAGAGCGATTCCGGAGGTGATCCGTCATGATGAAAACGGCTGTCGGATGGCACATCGAGCTGGAGTTCCAGGAGGACGATCAGCGCACACGGGCGGCGGCCCTCGTACGGCTCCCCGACGGGAAGGAGGTACGCGCGAACGGCTACGCCAGCCGCCACCGGACCGACTCCCATCAGCCCCGGGTCGGCGAGGAGATAGCCGGGGCCAGGGCCCTGAACGAGCTCGCCATGAAGCTCCTCACCAAGGCCCACGACGAGATAGACGAGGCATCGGGCCGCACGTCGCACCCGATAGCGCTCTGACCCAGGACGCCGGCAACCACCGCGCCCACCCCACCCGCCTCGGCCACGCCCCGCCGCGACGCCGGCGTCGGCGTCTTCGTGGCCGTACCCCGCGCCGCGGGCAGTCGTGCCGCCGGGGGCGGCCCGGGGTGGGCGCGGCGGCGCCCTGCTCGCGCCGGTGGGCGAGACCCGCTCGCCCGGCCTCGGCATCCGGGTCGCTGCCGCGCCGGTGGTCGAACAGTGGACGCGTTGCCAAGTAACAGTGGACCGTCAGCCAACGACATTGGCCGGATTTCCGCGCATCCTGGTGATCGCCGCCGCGGAGTGCGGCCGTCCGGAACTCCGGGATCGGGCCAGGACACCAGCGGGGGAGCCCTGGGCCGGTCCGGCCGCTCACCCGTGACGGCCGCGCTTCGCGGTGAGCATCTGCGCCCGGCAGCCCGGCAGCCCGGCAGCTCGCGCTCGGGACGACTGTTGAGCTCGGGACGACTGTTGTTCGGCGGCCGCGGTCGTACGTGGCTACGCGGCTGGTCACGCCCACGCGACGGAGCCGCCCATCGACACGGCCCCGCACCCCTGGAGGGCGCGGGCGCCCTCTAGCCCAGCGCCTCCCGCACCGCCTTCACCAGTGTCTGCGCCCTCGGGTCCGCCGTCACGGTCTTGCGGTAGCCGTTCGTGACGTAGCCGAAGGCGAGGCCGGTGTCGGGGTCGGCGAAGCCGAGGGGGCCGCCCCGGCCGGGGTGGCCGAAGGAGCCGGCGCCGAACAGCGGGGAGGCGGTGCCGTGGAGCATGTAGCCGAGGCCGAAGCGGGTGTTGATGACGAGGACGCGGTCGGGGCCGGAGGCTTCCTCGGCGCGGGCGGCCTCCAGGGTCGCCGGGCCGAACAGCCGTACGCCGTCGACCTCGCCGATGAGCGCCGCGTAGAAGCGGGCCAGGCCGTCCGCCGTGGCGATGCCGTTGGTCGCGGGGAGGGCGGAGGCCCGGTACGCCGGGTCGTTCTGGTCGGGGAACGGGGTGATCGCGGCGAAGGCGCGGCGTGTGAGGGAGTCCGGGTCGTCGTAGGCCTCGGTGACCGAACGCCTGGCGCGCACCCGCAGCCCGCCCGTGGGTTCGGGCGCCGACTCCAGACGGCCCGCGCGGCCGACCCGGCCGGCCGCCGCCACCGAGTCCGGCAGCCCCAGCCACAGGCCGGCGTCCAGGCCCAGCGGGGTGGCGATGTCCGACGCGATCCACTCGCCCGTCCCCCGGCCGGTCACGCGCCGGACCAGTTCGTCGAGCATCCAGCCGTACGTCAGGGGGTGGTAGCCGTGGTCGGTGCCGGGCTCCCAGGCGGGGGTCTGCGCGGCCACGGCCGCCGGGCCCCGGCGCGGGTCCAGCGCCTCGGCGGGGGTGAGGGGACGGTCCAGGACCGGGAGCCCGGCCCGGTGGTTGAGCACGTGCCGCACCAGCACGCGGTCCTTGCCGTGCGCCTTGAACTCCGGCCAGTACCGGCCCACCGGCGCGTCGAGGTCCAGCTCCCCACGCTCGGCCAGCATCAGCGGTACGGCGGCGGCGACGCCCTTCGTCGCCGAGCGCATGATCTGGGCGGTGCCCTGCTGCCAGGGCTCGTCGCCGTCGACGTCCCGGGTGCCGGCCCACAGGTCGACGACCTTGCGCCCGTGCCGGTAGACCACCACCGCCGCGCCCCGCTCGCCGAGCGCCTCGAAGTTGCGTACGAACGCGGCCCTGACCGGCTCGAAGCCCTCGGCGACTGTGCCGTTCACGTCCACGTCGGCGCTCCTTGCTGTCCGTTCACTCGCCACGACCACTCGCCGCGACGACGGATGCAACGTGCAGGCATGGCCCGGGATTCCCCCGCCCGAGGCCGCCGCAGCCCTTCGCCGCCGGCAGCCCCTCCGGGCCGTTCCAGGCCCCTCCAGCCCTTCTCAGCCCTTCTCAGCCCAGCAGGATCGTGACCTCGATGTTGTCGCGGGTCGCGTTCGAGTACGGGCAGACCTGGTGGGCCGCGTCGACGAGCTTGGCCGCGATGTCCTGGTCGATGACCGGGAGGGAGACACTGAGGGCCACGGCGAGGCCGTAGCCGCGCTGCTTGTTGGGGCCGATGCCGACCTTCGCGGCGACGGTGGAGCCGGTCAGGTCGTAGCCGGCGCGGCGGCCGACGAGGACCAGCGCGTTGTGGAAGCAGGAGCTGTACCCGGCGGCGAACAGCTGCTCGGGGTTGGTGCCGTCACCGTCGCCGCCCATGGCCGGCGGCATCGCGACCTTGAGGTCGATCTGGCCGTCCTGACTGCTGATGTAGCCGTTCCGGCCGCCGTGCGCGGTGGCCTCGGCGACGTACATGATCTTCGTCGGACGAGTGTCGGTACGGGTGTCGGGACCGGAATGAGGACTGGCACCGGCATCGGTACCGGCATTGGAACTGGTACCGGGTCCGGTCCCCACCACGGCGTCGTCAGTCATTCCCTTGGCCTCCCCCAGGACGAGCGCGTGGCCTCCCCAGGACAGGCGCGCACGAATACATCGTGCACAAGGTACCGGTCGGTAGGGGAGAGCGGTTACCAGGGGGTAGTAACCACGGGTAACACAAGGTCACCGCCGACCGCCGAGCGACCCGCCGGCGAGCGACCCGCCGGTCGGCCTCGCCCGCTCAGCGGCCTGCCGCCTTCGTCGCCCGTGCCGTCAGCTGCCACAGTTCCTCGCGCAGCCGGGTCACCTCGGGGGCGTGCAGCCCGGTGGCGGCCGCGAGGGTGGCGGGGACGGCCGCCGCACGGTCGCGGAGCTGTTCGCCGCGGCCGGTGAGCGCGATCCGCACCGAACGCTCGTCCCGCAGCGACCGCTCCCGGCTCAGCAGCCCGGCCGACTCCAGCCGCTTCAGCAGCGGCGAGACCGTGCCGTAGTCGAGCCGCAGGGCGCCCGTCAGTTCCTTGACGGTGGTCTCGCCGCGCTCCCAGAGGGAGAGCATGACCAGGTACTGCGGGTAGGTGAGGCCGAGTTCGTCGAGCAGCGGGCGGTACGCGGCGGTGACCGCGCGCTGGGCCGCGTACAGCGCGAAGCACAACTGCTGGTCGAGGAGCAGCGAACCGTGCTGTTCGGGTTCCTCATGATTCGTCACGGGCCCCATTGTCACGGACGCGTGTGGTGCGCTGCGGGGGGACCGTGTTTGTCCGCGGTGGGTGAGGGCTGGTCGCGCAGTTCCCCGCGCCCCTCAAAAGCGCAGGGCGCCCCCGGCCTTCAAGGGTCGCGGGGAACTGCGCGAGAAGCCCTCGCCCACCCGCGCCGGGCGAACAACCCGCACCCCGAGCCCTAACCCGCCCTCACCGACCGCGGATCGAATCCGAACGGCAGTTCCAGACGATGGGCCCGCATCAGCTCGTCGTCGACGAGGAGTTCACCCGTCACCCCGTCCGCCGCGATGACACCCTCGCTGAGGATCAGGGAACGCGGGCAGAGTTCGAGCGCGTACGGCAGGTCGTGCGTGACCATGAGCACGGTGACGTCCAACGACCTCAGGATGTCCGCGAGTTCGCGGCGCGAGGCGGGGTCCAGGTTGGAGGACGGCTCGTCGAGGACGAGGATCTCGGGTTCCATGGCGAGCACGGTGGCGACGGCCACCCGCCGCCGCTGCCCGAACGAGAGGTGGTGCGGTGGCCGTTCCTTGAACTCCGCCATGCCGACCTGTCCGAGGGCCTTGTCCACCCGGGCCTCCAGTTCGGGGCCCCGCATTCCCGCCGCGGCGGGCCCGAAGGCCACGTCCTCGCGCACGGTCGGCATGAACAACTGGTCGTCGGGGTCCTGGAAGACGATGCCGACCTTCCGCCGGATCTCGGCCATGTGCCGCTTGCCGACGGGCATCCCGGCGACGGTCACCGTGCCGGCGCCCCCGGTGAGGATGCCGTTCAGGTGCAGGACGAGGGTGGTCTTCCCGGCGCCGTTCGGCCCGAGCAGTGCGACCCGCTCCCCTCGCCCGACGGTGAAGTCGACGCCGAAGAGGGCCTGATGGCCGTCGGGGTAGGCGAAGGCGAGCCCGGCGACTTCGAGGGAGAATGTCACGAAACCCTCCGAATGCCACTGCGTGATCGGGTGACGTCAGTGGCGAACGGTGCATAGCGAGAACCAAGCATGCGCATCCCTTTTGGCGTTCAGATCATCCAGGCTGGTCTCAACCCGGCTGGTGTTGATCGTGTGAGACTCGGTCATCCGCTGGATGACCGAGCAGCGTGAGCCAGGAATCCCCCTTGTTCGCAAGAGGGAGGGAGGAGTCAAAGGCTCCATCCCAGCAGACAGACAACGAGGGCCGCGCCCGGAAGCGCGAAGGCGTACGACCACTGCGCCCGGGACGCGGTCACCTCGTCGATGACGGGCATGGTGCCCGTGTACCCCCGGCTGATCATGGCCAGATGGACCCGCTCGCCGCGCTCGTACGAGCGGATGAACAGCGCCCCGACCGTTTTGGCGAGCACCCCCCAGTGCCGTACGCCGCTCGCCTCGAACCCCCGTGACTCGCGCGCGATCCGCATCCGCCGCATCTCATCGGTGATCACGTCCCCGTAGCGGATCATGAAGGACGCGATCTGGACGAGCAGCGGGGGCAGTCTGAGGCGCTGGAGTCCGAGGAGGAGTTCGCGGAGTTCGGTGGTGGACGCGAGGAGGACGGAGGCGGCGACGCCGAGTGTTCCCTTGGCGAGGACGTTCCAGGCGCCCCACAGCCCGCTGACGCTCAGCGACATCCCGAGGACCTCGATGCGCTCGCCCTGCGCCACGAACGGCATCAGCACGGCGAACGCGACGAACGGGATCTCGATGAGCAGCCGCCGGAGCAGGAACCCGGCGGGTACGCGGGCCACGTACGCGACCACGCCTAGCAGCACGGCGTACAGCCCGAACGCCCACATCGCCTCCCTTGGCGTCGACACCACGACGACCACGAAGGCGAGGACGGCCGCGAGTTTGGTGTGCGGCGGCAGGGCGTGCACGGGCGAGTGCGCGTGCCGGTAGAGCTTGTGGGCGTGGCCGGCTCCCATGTCAGGCGTTCCCGGGCACGGAGGTGGGGGACGTGGCGTCGCCCTCGTCGGTACGCCGCTTGCGTACGGCCCAGAAGATCCCCGTGCCGGCGACGACCGTGACGCCGACGCCGATCACGCCCGCGAGGCCGCCGGAGAGGCGGGTGTCGGTGAGGCCCTCGACGCCGTAGTCGGCGAGCGGGGAGTCGGCGGCGGCGTGGTCCTCGACCTTGGCGTCGATGCCCTTGTCCGCGGCGACCTTCTCCAGTCCGTCGGGGTCGGCGGACGCGTAGAAGCTGACGACACCGGCGAGGAGGAGGGAGGTGCCGAGGCCGGCGAGGATCAGCCTGCGGGGCGACCGGGCGGCGACGGGGGCGGGCGTCGGCTCGGCTGCGGGCGCGTCGACCAGCTCACCGCCGACGCGCAGCTTCAGCGGGGCGGTCAGGCCCCGGGCGCCGTGCACGAGGTCCGGGCGTACGGCGATGACGGCACCGACCGTGGCGGCGGTGATCGCCGCCTCGCCGATGCCGATGAGGGTGTGGACGCCGACCATGGCGGTGAGGACCGAGCCGATCGGCACGTCCGTGGTGCCGCCGATCGCGTAGACGAACGTGAAGGCGACGGCCGCGGCGGGCACGGAGATCAGGGCGGCGACGAAGGCGGAGACGGTGATCGAGCGGCGCGTCCTGGGCAGCACCTTCACGAGTCCGCGGAAGAGGGCGTACGCGACGACGGACGTGACGACCGCCATGACGCTGATGTTCACGCCGAGGGCGGTGAGGCCGCCGTCGGCGAAGAGGATGCCCTGCATGAGGAGCACCACGGACACGCACAGGACCCCTGTATAGGGGCCCACGAGTATCGCGGCCAGGGCACCGCCGAGCAGATGTCCGCTGGTCCCTGCCGCGACCGGGAAGTTCAGCATCTGTACGGCGAAGATGAACGCGGCGACGAGCCCGGCGAGCGGCGCCGTCCGCTCGTCCAGCTCACGCCGGGCGCCGCGCAGGCTCACGGCGACCGCACCGGCGGCGACGACTCCGGCGACCGCCGAGACGGGGGCGTTGATGAATCCGTCGGGGACGTGCATACGAGGGCTCGCTCTCCTGGTCGGGGGCCGGGCCACCGGGTGGGGACGCGCTGGCTGAGGGCTGGGTGCTGGGTGCTGGGCAGTCTGTGGATGGCTGGATTGGCCGGAACCTTACGATGATAGAGCCCTATTGCGAGTCTCTTGCAAGAGCGAGGCGGGTCCGATTAGCGAACGGCTCGCCGAACGCGGCGAAGGAACACCCGCCGACCGCCCGGCGCACCCACAGCGGCCTCCCGGGACTCCCGCAGGCCCTCCACGGGCGCGCGGCGGAAAATATGCGACATTGGAGGGGCAGCGGACAGCGGATTCACAGCTTCCGTCAGGGTCACTCAGCGTGAGGAGCAGCCCGATGTCTGTCACCGTCGAGCAGTACGCTCGGGCACATGTCGTCACGGACTCCCCCGAGGACCGGGACACCGTGCCGGTCGTCCTCCGCTACGACACCGACGCCTCCACCGTCCGCCTCCGCCTTCCCGGCCCCGACACCTCCGCCGTCCGCGGACGCCTCCCCGGCCCCGACGAGTGGACCTTCCCCCGCGACCTCCTCGAACGCGGCCTGCGCACCCCCACCAGCTCCGGCCCCGTGAGCATCTGGCCCTGCGGCCGCGTCCAGGCCGTCATGGAGTTCCACTCCGCCCAGGGGGTGGCGGTGATGCAGTTCGACACGAAGGCACTGATCCGCTTCCTGCGCCGGACGTACACG
Proteins encoded:
- a CDS encoding energy-coupling factor ABC transporter permease → MHVPDGFINAPVSAVAGVVAAGAVAVSLRGARRELDERTAPLAGLVAAFIFAVQMLNFPVAAGTSGHLLGGALAAILVGPYTGVLCVSVVLLMQGILFADGGLTALGVNISVMAVVTSVVAYALFRGLVKVLPRTRRSITVSAFVAALISVPAAAVAFTFVYAIGGTTDVPIGSVLTAMVGVHTLIGIGEAAITAATVGAVIAVRPDLVHGARGLTAPLKLRVGGELVDAPAAEPTPAPVAARSPRRLILAGLGTSLLLAGVVSFYASADPDGLEKVAADKGIDAKVEDHAAADSPLADYGVEGLTDTRLSGGLAGVIGVGVTVVAGTGIFWAVRKRRTDEGDATSPTSVPGNA
- a CDS encoding SsgA family sporulation/cell division regulator — translated: MSVTVEQYARAHVVTDSPEDRDTVPVVLRYDTDASTVRLRLPGPDTSAVRGRLPGPDEWTFPRDLLERGLRTPTSSGPVSIWPCGRVQAVMEFHSAQGVAVMQFDTKALIRFLRRTYTAVPVAH
- a CDS encoding energy-coupling factor ABC transporter ATP-binding protein, encoding MTFSLEVAGLAFAYPDGHQALFGVDFTVGRGERVALLGPNGAGKTTLVLHLNGILTGGAGTVTVAGMPVGKRHMAEIRRKVGIVFQDPDDQLFMPTVREDVAFGPAAAGMRGPELEARVDKALGQVGMAEFKERPPHHLSFGQRRRVAVATVLAMEPEILVLDEPSSNLDPASRRELADILRSLDVTVLMVTHDLPYALELCPRSLILSEGVIAADGVTGELLVDDELMRAHRLELPFGFDPRSVRAG
- a CDS encoding MarR family winged helix-turn-helix transcriptional regulator, which translates into the protein MGPVTNHEEPEQHGSLLLDQQLCFALYAAQRAVTAAYRPLLDELGLTYPQYLVMLSLWERGETTVKELTGALRLDYGTVSPLLKRLESAGLLSRERSLRDERSVRIALTGRGEQLRDRAAAVPATLAAATGLHAPEVTRLREELWQLTARATKAAGR
- a CDS encoding organic hydroperoxide resistance protein, whose amino-acid sequence is MTDDAVVGTGPGTSSNAGTDAGASPHSGPDTRTDTRPTKIMYVAEATAHGGRNGYISSQDGQIDLKVAMPPAMGGDGDGTNPEQLFAAGYSSCFHNALVLVGRRAGYDLTGSTVAAKVGIGPNKQRGYGLAVALSVSLPVIDQDIAAKLVDAAHQVCPYSNATRDNIEVTILLG
- the cbiQ gene encoding cobalt ECF transporter T component CbiQ, which produces MGAGHAHKLYRHAHSPVHALPPHTKLAAVLAFVVVVVSTPREAMWAFGLYAVLLGVVAYVARVPAGFLLRRLLIEIPFVAFAVLMPFVAQGERIEVLGMSLSVSGLWGAWNVLAKGTLGVAASVLLASTTELRELLLGLQRLRLPPLLVQIASFMIRYGDVITDEMRRMRIARESRGFEASGVRHWGVLAKTVGALFIRSYERGERVHLAMISRGYTGTMPVIDEVTASRAQWSYAFALPGAALVVCLLGWSL